From Deltaproteobacteria bacterium, one genomic window encodes:
- a CDS encoding bifunctional DNA primase/polymerase, with product MPALPLSVPEAKARNWHVVHVPPHAPNCDRKGWQTTPSELEEFGPEDGIGVVLGPSGLVDVDLDCAEAAIIAPLLLPATATFGRAGKEATHWVYNCAGARSGQWVDAELKDAEDKKRAMILEMRGGPLYTLFPPSTHWKSGTPVEWDDPNAEIAGIAENDLRKACRLVAFAVLLGRGIPDGSRHNAALAAAGCLALAGFSMDEAMLTLRAVGALWWPLQAPDGNVDAGVRDTYAKHAQGLPLMTWRGLSAAGLSDQRIESAQKALGTREGLVVIEASTNIGENVDAILRQLRASDAPLFDAGGGRLVRAVEGQLQDLTEAGLLEEIGRLCVFHRGGKPLTKPPREVVTALQARGSWPTLRHLRGVSHAPVVRPDGSVSVAVGYDDESQVWARTSLPATTATREGAMEGLATLVLATQSTWWKDDEDQLAWIAHVMTHAARYALPANAPVPVWLYTANAAGSGKTTLAQRASWVTLGAMPGPTTITRGGEEWSKTLFSSADREVLLLDNLRGRVESVELEAAVLSGQVTARRFHTQETVTRPWRPIVALTANGATLGSDLSRRVIPVRLERPVDAEAYSGDLVLDREAMLRAALSIVRGYLASGETAHITPWQSYDAWNRVIPASLAWLGCGDLVAHAQASIASVDAEREERMRVIRALHEFLAASGWLERGASANEICQESIGNSGPGDTKTRRELQAVLREVLETRRGTMTVRGVGHYLGTVGLVPGYASINGKVSSGVRRWVVRLKGNE from the coding sequence ATGCCAGCACTTCCACTTTCCGTCCCCGAGGCTAAGGCACGTAACTGGCATGTAGTTCACGTCCCGCCCCACGCGCCAAACTGCGACCGTAAAGGTTGGCAGACCACCCCCTCCGAGTTGGAGGAGTTCGGGCCCGAAGACGGCATCGGAGTTGTCCTCGGGCCTTCTGGTCTCGTCGATGTGGACCTGGACTGCGCTGAAGCGGCGATCATCGCTCCCCTCCTGCTCCCTGCGACTGCGACGTTCGGCCGCGCGGGGAAGGAAGCCACGCACTGGGTCTACAACTGTGCAGGCGCCCGAAGCGGGCAGTGGGTCGACGCTGAGCTAAAGGACGCCGAGGACAAGAAACGGGCCATGATCCTCGAAATGCGAGGTGGCCCCCTGTACACACTGTTCCCGCCCTCGACGCACTGGAAGTCAGGGACCCCCGTCGAGTGGGACGATCCGAACGCCGAAATCGCTGGTATCGCAGAGAACGACCTACGCAAGGCCTGTCGTTTGGTGGCGTTCGCTGTCCTCCTCGGACGCGGGATCCCGGACGGCTCTCGCCACAACGCCGCCCTAGCTGCGGCAGGCTGTCTCGCCCTCGCCGGTTTTTCAATGGATGAGGCGATGCTCACTCTGCGGGCGGTCGGCGCTCTGTGGTGGCCGTTGCAGGCGCCCGACGGCAACGTCGATGCGGGGGTCCGAGACACTTACGCAAAGCACGCTCAGGGCCTTCCGCTGATGACCTGGCGGGGGCTCTCGGCCGCAGGGCTGTCCGATCAACGTATCGAGAGTGCGCAGAAGGCCCTCGGAACACGCGAGGGGTTGGTCGTCATCGAGGCGTCGACTAACATTGGCGAGAACGTCGACGCCATCTTGCGTCAACTCCGCGCCTCTGACGCTCCATTGTTCGACGCGGGCGGGGGTCGACTCGTGCGTGCAGTCGAGGGGCAGCTGCAAGACCTCACCGAGGCCGGTCTCCTGGAGGAGATTGGGCGTTTGTGTGTGTTTCATCGCGGAGGTAAACCTCTGACCAAGCCTCCACGCGAAGTAGTGACCGCTCTCCAAGCTCGCGGCTCATGGCCAACTTTGCGGCATCTGCGCGGAGTGAGTCACGCCCCCGTTGTACGGCCGGACGGCAGCGTCTCCGTGGCGGTGGGGTACGATGACGAGAGTCAGGTGTGGGCACGTACCTCTCTTCCTGCTACGACGGCGACGCGGGAGGGCGCGATGGAGGGGCTAGCCACCCTCGTCCTCGCTACACAAAGCACCTGGTGGAAGGACGACGAGGACCAGTTGGCGTGGATTGCGCATGTCATGACGCATGCGGCAAGATATGCGCTCCCCGCTAATGCTCCAGTCCCGGTGTGGCTCTATACCGCCAACGCCGCCGGATCTGGTAAGACCACCCTCGCACAGCGCGCTTCGTGGGTCACGCTAGGCGCGATGCCGGGCCCCACCACCATCACTCGCGGCGGGGAAGAATGGAGCAAGACTCTTTTTTCCTCGGCCGATCGCGAGGTGCTGCTGCTGGATAATCTGCGGGGGAGGGTCGAGAGCGTGGAGTTGGAGGCCGCCGTGCTTTCGGGCCAGGTCACAGCCCGCCGTTTCCACACGCAGGAAACAGTCACTCGGCCCTGGCGCCCGATTGTGGCGCTGACCGCCAACGGAGCCACCCTCGGCAGCGATCTTTCCCGTCGAGTGATTCCGGTGCGCCTAGAGCGGCCTGTGGACGCTGAGGCGTACTCCGGCGACCTCGTGCTGGATCGGGAGGCAATGCTGCGAGCGGCGTTGTCTATCGTGCGCGGGTACCTTGCTTCAGGCGAAACCGCGCATATCACGCCGTGGCAGTCCTATGACGCGTGGAATCGCGTCATTCCCGCCTCTCTCGCGTGGCTGGGCTGCGGCGATCTCGTAGCTCATGCGCAGGCCTCCATCGCCAGTGTTGACGCCGAAAGGGAAGAAAGGATGCGGGTTATCCGCGCCCTCCATGAGTTCCTGGCGGCTTCGGGCTGGCTAGAGCGGGGGGCGAGTGCGAACGAGATTTGCCAAGAGAGTATCGGAAATAGCGGGCCCGGCGACACTAAGACTAGACGCGAGCTGCAGGCCGTACTACGAGAGGTATTGGAGACACGCCGCGGAACGATGACGGTGCGGGGTGTCGGACACTACCTCGGTACTGTGGGGCTGGTCCCAGGGTACGCGAGCATCAACGGAAAAGTCAGCAGCGGCGTTCGTCGTTGGGTCGTTCGCCTGAAAGGAAATGAGTAA